Proteins encoded by one window of Salvia splendens isolate huo1 chromosome 7, SspV2, whole genome shotgun sequence:
- the LOC121810688 gene encoding uncharacterized protein LOC121810688, producing MTKLMQFEYEIRYRKGSDNTAGDALSRVPAPVFYALASFVVPLELVGWIKAFWAEDPYVQKIITEKEEDPTSHVKFSWVNGELRRKGKLVVGSDLVLRAQILNLFHASALGGHLGALVTYKRASAVVYWPKLSKEVREFVRGGSLTLDGISPRNGWPIRGEKPHTWAQWLRLVEYWYNTSFHSTIKLTPFEALYGYEPLLHVPYLPGDSNIEAVDIALRDREEKIALLKANLERPAVRMQNQANKNIVDREYAIGELILLKLQKYRQKSIWGKHHKFGSKYFGPYQIVDQIGQVAYRLNLPATTAIHNVFHVSLL from the exons ATGACAAAGCTCATGCAATTCGAGTACGAGATAAGATATCGGAAGGGGTCAGACAACACAGCTGGAGATGCTCTATCCCGAGTCCCGGCCCCCGTGTTTTATGCTTTGGCATCCTTTGTTGTGCCGCTGGAGTTGGTGGGGTGGATTAAGGCTTTTTGGGCAGAGGATCCCTATGTGCAGAAAATAATAACGGAAAAGGAGGAGGATCCGACTTCTCATGTGAAGTTCAGCTGGGTAAATGGGGAATTACGGCGTAAAGGAAAGCTGGTGGTGGGAAGTGATCTTGTCCTGCGAGCTCAAATCTTGAATCTGTTCCACGCTTCGGCACTAGGAGGACATCTAGGAGCATTGGTAACCTATAAGAGGGCATCTGCGGTGGTTTATTGGCCTAAGCTAAGCAAGGAAGTTCGCGAGTTTGTCCGA GGTGGATCTCTTACACTCGACGGCATATCACCCAGAAACGGATGGCCAATCCGAG GGGAGAAGCCACACACTTGGGCGCAATGGCTGAGGTTGGTGGAGTATTGGTATAATACCTCCTTCCATTCGACCATCAAGTTGACTCCATTCGAAGCCCTCTATGGGTACGAGCCTCTGTTGCACGTTCCTTATCTGCCCGGTGACTCGAACATTGAGGCCGTGGATATAGCTCTTCGTGATAGGGAAGAAAAGATTGCCTTGTTGAAGGCAAATCTGGAGCGGCCTGCAGTGAGAATGCAAAACCAAGCTAACAAGAACATAGTTGATCGTGAGTACGCCATTGGTGAATTGATTTTGCTGAAGTTACAGAAATACCGACAGAAATCAATCTGGGGTAAACATCACAAGTTCGGGTCGAAGTACTTTGGTCCATATCAGATCGTGGATCAGATTGGGCAGGTGGCCTACAGGTTGAATCTGCCGGCTACAACAGCCATACACAATGTGTTCCACGTGTCGCTTCTCTGA